The Allocoprobacillus halotolerans nucleotide sequence CCGACAGAGTATCGAATATTTCATTCAAGCAAATTAAAATAAAAATTGATTCACAATAAAAACCACGCCTAAAAGGCGTGGTTTTCTCTGCGACTATAAGCCTTTGTTACTTGCTCGCGTCTAAAGGCGCTGCTTTCACTTCGTTCAAGCTATCGCTTTTGACTCTCGCTATCCCTCAAAGGGATTATTTCTCTTTCTTAACTGTCTTTTTCTTTTTCTCCTGTTTTTTCTTCTCTTTTTCTATTTCTCTGTCTTCAAATGGATTTTGATATTCTTTCACACTGAGTTTGTCCATCGCTATGTCATGTCGCTCTTGTTCCCTTATATATTTTGCGACCGTTGCATCATTCAATCCCACTGTGCTCACATAATATCCTTCTGCCCAGAAATGTCTGTTTCCATATTTATATTTCAGATTTGCATGTCGATCAAATATCATCAGTGCCGATTTTCCTTTTAGGTATCCCATGAATGATGATACACTTAATTTTGGTGGTATCATCACTAATATATGGACATGATCTGCCATCAGATGCCCTTCTATGATTTCTACTCCTTTATATCGGCATAATGTCCTTAATATCTCTCCTATGTCATTTCTTAGTTGATTATAAATCACTTTTCGTCTATACTTTGGAGTGAAGACGATGTGATATTTGCACATCCACTTCGTATGTGCCAAAGAATTTGTTTTTTGAGCCATACTTTATCACCTTTCCTTTCCTATAATGATAGCTTGAACACTTTCATTATAATGGAAAGGTGATATTTTGTATAACTTTTTATCGCTCCACCCGCATAGCAGGTGGTTTTTTGTTTCGCATACTTTGTATGCTCAACTGACTAAAGTCAATATATTCATACTAGTATGAATATTTAAATAAAAAAAGATATTCATTTGAAATATCTTTTTTATTCTGCAAATCGTATATAGGGCTCTTTCATTTGTTGTAATATCGTTGTAAATTTCTTTCTATCTAATGTCTGTTTTACCTTTTATTACAGTATTTATGCGATGTTTTAGTTATACTCGTATTTTTTTATTGAAAAAAACATATTCATATTAAAAAATATCTTGCTGTACTATCCTTAAAAATAGCCATTATTTTTTAAAAGTGTACATCTCCTTAAAGAAATGTACACTTCAATCAAAAAGAATGGTGTTTGGTAGACAAAACGAGCAGCTCTATACATTGAGGATTTCCCTTTTCAACAAGAGATAGACAAGCTGCTAAAGTAGCAGATGATGTCATAACATCATCAAAAACTAAGACCTTTTTTCCTTGAAGTTGTTCTTGATAATGAATACCGATTTTTTCTTTCACTGTCTTTCTTTCTTCAAATGACAAACGACTTTGTTTATACGCTTCTTTCTTATAAAGTCCCGTAAAAACATGCGATGAAAATGATTCCGCAATACCTTGCATGGGTGCAAAACCTCGCTTTTCATTTTCTTCAATTGAGCTGGGAGCTACTGCAACGATAAAATCGTGATATTTTGTTTTCAAATAGGGTAAATAAGAACATAAAAACGCATCTTTTAAAGCATAGTCATAGAGTCCCTTATATTGATAAAGAAGTGATTTAAAAAAATCATTGTATTTATAAAGAATTCTTAAAGGATGGTGATGAAAAGTTGTTTGAATATCAATAACTTCAAATTGTGCTAAACATTTTTGACAAAGAGGAACTGGACTTAAAAAAGAAACTAAAGAAATTTGCTGCAAGAGGGGTGTATGACAAATTAAACATTCATTGTGTTGAGATCTTTGATAGTATGAATGCATTGTCTTATAGAGGAGGTATGTTCACAGGACAGAATATAAACATGACCTTGAGGATGAGAGATTTTACGTCCTACACGCCCAGCAATTTGAATTAATGTGCGACAATCAAATAAATTATCTTCTCCATGATAAACAATGACTTGCACATCTTCTACTGTAATGCCTCGTTCCAGCAATGTTGTAGATACAATCACATCTATATCGCCATTTTTCAAGGCTTCTAGATTTTCTTGATTATGCTTATGCATAGAAGACACGCCTTTCACTCTAAAGCAACGTAATTGGTGAACCACTTTATCAACATCCTTGACAAAAGGAACATAAATAATTACTTTCTTCTTCCATTTCCAGAGTAAAAGATGGATTATGAAAATTTGTAAACAACGAGGACAAATCATCAATCGAGGTACTGGAAGATCATAGCCATGGTATCTTCGATTCATTATTAGTAATTCTTCTTGATGAATATCCTCTTTCACAAATGTTGCACTGAGTTTTACATAATTTCCTCTACAACAATTTGTAAAAATTTCCTGTAAAACACGATTTCCATAAAACGGAAATGCGTCCACTTCATCAGCAATAATTAAATCAAAACCAGTACTTTCAAAACGATATAACTGATGCATGGTACAAATGATAAACTGTGCTTCAATATTTTCAGTGTGCCCACCATAAACTAAGCCAATATCAACAAATCGAAAGGAATGATAAATTCTTTGATACAACTCTTTAACGAGTTCTTTTCTAGGGATACAAAAACAGACACGATGACCTTGTTCAAGGGCATACTGAATAAGTTCAAAGACAATCTCAGTTTTTCCTGAGCCACAAACAGCAAGAACTAAAGAATGAAGTTGGTTTTGGTAATTTTCCACAAGTTGTCTGGATATTTGTTTTTGTGATGCAGACAATTCAAAATCAAGATGATATTGAACTGCTTTGGATGGATATTGAAAACCTTCAGGCACGATCTTTTCATCAACAAAAACACGATGGAAAGCAATACATTCTCGACAATAGTACTTTCCGTTTAACTTGTATAAACGATTAACATTTCGATTATGACATCTTGGACATTCCACTTTTCATCACCCACTAGTATCATAGCACAGATAACACTTGAAAAATCTCAACTTTGTCTTATCTTTTTCTCAAATTCTTCTCATAATTTTTTAAACATTTCATACAAT carries:
- the tnpA gene encoding IS200/IS605 family transposase produces the protein MAQKTNSLAHTKWMCKYHIVFTPKYRRKVIYNQLRNDIGEILRTLCRYKGVEIIEGHLMADHVHILVMIPPKLSVSSFMGYLKGKSALMIFDRHANLKYKYGNRHFWAEGYYVSTVGLNDATVAKYIREQERHDIAMDKLSVKEYQNPFEDREIEKEKKKQEKKKKTVKKEK
- a CDS encoding phosphoribosyltransferase family protein is translated as MQQISLVSFLSPVPLCQKCLAQFEVIDIQTTFHHHPLRILYKYNDFFKSLLYQYKGLYDYALKDAFLCSYLPYLKTKYHDFIVAVAPSSIEENEKRGFAPMQGIAESFSSHVFTGLYKKEAYKQSRLSFEERKTVKEKIGIHYQEQLQGKKVLVFDDVMTSSATLAACLSLVEKGNPQCIELLVLSTKHHSF
- a CDS encoding helicase-related protein → MECPRCHNRNVNRLYKLNGKYYCRECIAFHRVFVDEKIVPEGFQYPSKAVQYHLDFELSASQKQISRQLVENYQNQLHSLVLAVCGSGKTEIVFELIQYALEQGHRVCFCIPRKELVKELYQRIYHSFRFVDIGLVYGGHTENIEAQFIICTMHQLYRFESTGFDLIIADEVDAFPFYGNRVLQEIFTNCCRGNYVKLSATFVKEDIHQEELLIMNRRYHGYDLPVPRLMICPRCLQIFIIHLLLWKWKKKVIIYVPFVKDVDKVVHQLRCFRVKGVSSMHKHNQENLEALKNGDIDVIVSTTLLERGITVEDVQVIVYHGEDNLFDCRTLIQIAGRVGRKISHPQGHVYILSCEHTSSIRQCIHTIKDLNTMNV